The Gopherus evgoodei ecotype Sinaloan lineage chromosome 11, rGopEvg1_v1.p, whole genome shotgun sequence nucleotide sequence TCAAAGAAAGGTACAGATTATGGAAGGCGAAATTAATATATGAcatgattttgttttgaaatgcaaTTTGCATTGATGATAGCAACCAAGGATCACAAGCCCGTTgggatattttatataaaaaacctGTGATCTCTCTTTAGTAACACTGGCTTAAGTGAGCTGAATGAGAAAGCGAACCGCTTCGCAGTACTAGCAGGTCTTTTAGCTTTGTAGCAAGTCTAATAATATTTGGCAGTTTCTGGAAGTGGGGTGAGGAATGACAAACTGGTGCCAATAATCACAATAACAACCGCCTGGCAAACACAAGTTCGTGTTCATTAGCTCCAACCACTTAATTACTGTTAATTTTTTATAATCAGGTAAGAAGTCAAATAAATAAACCAGACAGGACTACGTACTTCGCTCAATTATAAACCGACTCAATATTTGTTCACAGGATATAAAATGGTTCCTAATTAGGGAAGCGGTTCCTAAGGATACAAGTAAAGACTCATTCCTTTATTTAACTGAATTCAGCTTTCCCATGGATTCTTAACTAAAATATAGAATATTCTGAGGTATTAAGATCGAAAATGTGTATTGCATTGGCCATGTGCAATTTTCTGTTTCTATCTCGTACTGTAGTTCTTCTAGCCAATATGTATATTGTAATTATCTTTCCTGTCACAAAAGGTAAAAAAGtgattaattaaaacaaaagaaacttaAAGTATGACGTTTCTTGTCTGTTTAGCCCTCTTACATCAAAACAAATTGATTTGTTATTATGTCTTAGCGCGAAATGACACCAAATACGACTTTCGCTTCAATAAGCGTTTCTATGATTCCATGCCCAGTGAGACTATGTCTCTGAACCGTGGTTTGGGATCAATAATTGAAACTCAGTAATATGCCAGTTTGTGAGGTGTGTAAAAACACAGCATTGCCTTACTCTCACGCTTTGCGCCAACAGGATATTATGAATGTGAATAAAAATAATGAGCTCATAAGTCAAAAGTCTCTTTATAATGTCTGCAAATACACACCCAGTTTACATGTGTTAAGATTTGTTGCTTTAACTATGTGGTACACATAGGTGTAGAACAAGAATCTAGACTAATTAATTCTTGCTTCTGTGTAATATTATACTTTTGATAATGAAGTATTCTAAAACGATTCCTTATCTACTTCATTGATTATGAAAAAGTGTTTTAGAAGGCAATGGCAACTGACAACTTTAAAACTTGTTGGTAGATCGTAATAATGGATATTTTCATTTGCTCCAGAATGTTACGGAATAATTTTCCTTCTCTCTAGAGTATAGTATGTGTGTGCATAGTTGACATCATATCTGTATTAAATTTTCCATTTAGAAATAATACGGGCATCAGTATAATAAATTAGCTAGATATCTGCAAGCACATCTTGCAGGAAAGTTATTGGGCTCTTCCCATAAAGGACTATGCGGCATTTTATGATTTTGAAAATATCTCATGTCCTCAAAAATCTTCGGAAAAATCTACTAGAGTTAGTGCTCAAATCTTTGTCTTTAAGACATTAAAGACATACGGATTAAACATACGGATTGAGCAATTGCTGTGCTACTCCCTTTCACCTCTCTTTTCCGTCTGCCCAGCAAACACACCCTCATCCTTCCACCACCCCCTTCTCTTACCTCTTTTCCAGGCTGTCATGTGATCTGGCTTCGGTAACGTTGTCCTCTTCTTAGCTATATTTTAAATCGTTTTCTTCATTTCGATTGCCCTTCTGAAGTCACGGTCTCTCGCTATGATTTGCTGCAGAAAACAAAACCATACCTAGCAAACCAAGGAACTTTGCACTTTTGGGTTCTGCCTGAACAGCTCACATACAAAATAAGGAGATTAGTAATATTTCAACAACTACCTTCTCCAACCCTAGCTAGATTTCTTTGTTTAATTGTAACCAGTTGATGTTTTTAGTGACTAAGTGGACAAACAttgtttattttctctgtttctttttcttccaaCTCAACAAAAAGACCTAGTAGAAACTGAAACAATTGCAATAAAGAAAAGGCTTAATTGCGGTATAAGGGTATTTGTTAAAATGTTTTCCAGATCTGTCTTATGGATGCACTGAACTTTATTTAGGAGGACAATTGACTTTTAAAGGTACATTTTCATAGGCTCATAGAAATGTAAACCTgtaaaggaccttgagaggtcaccgagtccagtcccctgagctTTAGAACATTAATAAGTATCACTCTGCGCAGCGGCCTCTACAAAATCCAAGAAGACTTTTAAGCAAACGTGAATGTTTAACAtgtttccacctcctcccccccaataaaCGGGTATAAAATCTTTCATAAGTCCCAGCCAATATTTAAAATCATAACCCGTGCTGGCATGCATGCAAGtatgtacatacatatatacatgcaACATACAAGTAGCTGCAGGGAACTAAAAACGGTGCGGTTTAAACCGAAATAACTTTTACATCACAAAAAACGTTATCAGCTGAATTTAGCATCATACGTCACATTCATGAAGCTAGCACAAAAAGACACAATATTattaactttgtaaataaatatatggTGCTCAAAGTTTTCTTTGAGTTGTAATCAAGTTGTATATTTACCATggcaatgaaatattttaaaaagcacaagtAATTAGACAACTATGCTAGAGTCCTCCTAAATAATAATTCTGGCTTTGTCCGCCTCTCATTAGGAAGTAGAATAAATAtaagtatatgtatatatgtaggTGTATGTATGGATATTTGTACTTTAATTATATCTTTATATGCATGAGAAGAATATGGGCTCATAGAAAGCATGAATGTCTCCAGTAAAACTCCAGGCAGCTGCTGTACCCAGCAGTAAGTCTTCAGCACCAATATTAAATGGCTTCCAGTTTTTGCAGAGTTTGAGGTGTAAGCAGAGAGAGACATACTCTCAAGTTGCACCATTCAGCATTTCCCACGATTATATCGTACGATGCAGGATCCCAGCTCTATCACTAGATGGCTCTACACGTTTTTCTGTGAAGGCTCAAAGTGCAGATTAATAATGTAAGTTTGAACTGTATTGTTTCCTTATATAATAGAATTGGACGTTCTAGCTTGCAAGAGTGAAATACCTGcgtttatgtatatatatatactacAAAGGAGGGAAGAGGATTCCTACAGAAAGTGAACCTGTTGTCTTAGCACAAACTTTCAGGTATAATTGCCTTAGTGCAATAAATCTCAGCGTGTTTTTTTCTTCATAAAACAAGCCTTCCTATAATTCGCTATAGATCTATAAGTAAATAAAGCAAATATAGGCTCTAGTTTCATTTTGTGAGTATTCAAGTCAAGGGCAAAGCGACATTGTACAATAACATTAGATCTCATCAGACCATTTCACCTACACATGAAAATTCTCTTTTTCACCAATCAGTTTTCATAACAATTGGCAAAGCTCATGGATCACTATCTACTTGAGCCTGCGTCCTCCTATAGATGCCTGGGTGAAATCAACTGCAACGCCGGGCCTTTGGTTATTTGAGGGACAATATAGACATATGCAACCAGAAGTTTTTTGCGAGCTCCCACCTGAAATAGTGCATTTACACGTTGTATGTTAcctgcaataataataatgttttacAATTTACCTCTCAACACCCAAagttaagaaagaaaagaaacaaatattttagcCAGTGTTCCCAAGAACACATTAAAGCTAGTTAAAAACTGATTGAGATTTCAGTCGATTTAATATGAATTTCTCTTTCAGTGAAGATTTAACAGACATGATCAACATATTATTTGATATCATAAGTAACAATTCTcaagataaaataaaatcctttggCTGTGGGCTTACGTAGCTATTTAAAGCTTATAAAAACAACTGAGTAAACAGAGGGTAGCAAAAACTCATCTATTTTCATCGGTCTATATCACTTCCTTTACATTCGCTTGTTGATATAACCCTCTAAATATGTGTTGAAAGTTTTCAAGACTGAACtcattattaaaagaaaaaaactataaacatttataaaaatatatcaTCTAGTTTTCTAAGAATATAAATATCAAAAAATTCGCTTATTAGTGGATATCCATTCTTGAGAAGAATGATTAATTGTATTGTGCTGATCGTTTTTGTTacttaatatttatttcagaGAGGATTATTACCGTATTTATGGCGTGTAATTTGTATGTAGCTACATTTTGAAACACGTTATTCATAAACCGAAGTATTAGTATTATTTAAAAGGTGCACAATGTAACAAAACATTAATTAAGGTAATGCACAGTCGACCTTGTGTAAAACATATTTTTCACATTGGGAGTTTTGTTGTAGACTATTTCACCTGCAATATATCATAAAAtagttattttctttttagtAGTGCAGTAACATATTTGGAATATAAAACTCTACTGGATTTGGTAGTGTTCAGATGTAAGTGTATTGGAGATGTGGTGTCTAGCCGTGGTCttcaaaaaaaggggggggggaagatgctAACTGAGTTTAAGTATTTAAGTGAACAGACGGGGGCGCCAAACGACAGCAATAAAGCAACCCACAGACTTCCGTTTCCCCTCCTGTAACTGGCAAGGCACTATTCAATCTGGACAAAATAGGCTTTCAGCTCTATATTTAGGAGGGTATTTTGCATAATGATTATTTCAACTGATAAAACATAAGTTTGTATTTAACTGAGACCAGTACCTTTTCCGATGGAAAGTTTGGTTACAGTCTGGATTACCCAGCTATAGTCAATAATAGAGAAGTTTTTGAATTAAAGTTAGGCAATGTTTACATTACCTACAAACAGAGCCCAATATGTCATCGTCACTCTTCTGTTCAGAATTGTTTCATCTCAGGGAACTGCTGTCCTTATAACATTTTAATAACAGGACAGCTTATGGAGATTGTCAGACAACTCTTATCTTTTCAGTAAATATCGGTGTAGGAAATTGTGCTCTCTCGTGATAAAACAGAAGATACCGCTTTGTCACCACTTATATGGGGATAAGAAAGGCAAATATATGACCATCTCTTACGggtttaaaattatttatggaGAAATGTAGTTTCAGAAAGTGTGCGCTTGGATTGTGCTGGCAATATATAGGGCGTTGACGTTTACATTCCTTCTATTACAATAGAGGCTTTTCGTGTTTAAATTACGCACACTGCTCAAAGCTCCCTACGGTTAGTGAAAGTAGATATTTACTTCTGTCTGGTTTGGGGTTGTAAAACATAGGACACAAACTGCAGCAAAATTCACATTTCAAAGAgccacaaaactcccattaatagAATGCTTTTTATAAACAATGCCTAGACCGTTTCCTAAATATTTCATGGAATGTTTAGGGAGACTTTTAATACATTCTTAAAAAGCCGACAAGAATCCCGTTTTCGACGTATGAATCATAGGCAAGAGCACAGGAATTTAGGAGATGTGACTTTAACATTACGAGGAAGAGATTCtcttggcaaaaaaaaataaaaaaatcctatgTAATCACAGGAAACATTGGAATATTTCCATACCCGATCAAACTCAGAAACTCAGGATCTAAAACTTTACTATGTGGGTAGAAAAAAATCTCTCCGAAAGTAAAGATTGGGTAGCTCTTGAAGAGTACTCCAGAGATGCTAATGACAAAGGATTCATCTTCGTTTAAATGGTTGCCATCAGCGTCATTATTACTACCAAAGTTATCACTGAGGAGAGCTTTTCCGATAGTCAGGTCTACTAAGCTTGCTAGCCCGTGTCCTTTACAGCACAAGACATTTTACTCCGGATCAACCCGGAAAACAACGGACAGCTCAGCTAACTAAAGCCACAGGTAACCTTGGAGAAAGAATGATGATGAGGAGCATGTCTTTACTAATATCTGATGCCTTTGAAATACTAAAATCGAGTCactatatctatatatttttaaaagcttcactTTTCGTGGGGAGGGTGTAAAAAGAAACCTGTCTAGAGAATGAAACGACAGTGCGGCAGTAAGGTGCTTTAAATCATGAATGCATTTAACGTTAGTTGGACATTTTTGCCATCAAATTGCACAACAGcgaatttttttcccaaaaggggaaaaaatcgtagACTAGCTCCGACAATAAGCAAGATTATAGAAAGTAAAAAGGATACCATATTTAAGGACGCAGCGAGGAAAATATATAACCTCCCCCCCAGGATTACAATAAATCCATGTGCAGGCTGCTGTGGTAGATGCACTTAAACTGCTATGTACCAGCAGCAATAGTTTTTAAAAGTCTCAGTATAAGGTTTGTGTGTACGGGGATGGTTTGGGTGTGTGCTAGTAAAATTCTTAAATAAAAGTAAGAGTGCATTCttaactgaaaaagaaaaggaaataaaatacagtGGAAGGGCAGTCTCAGTCCGCAGGTCCTCTTCCAACATTTCCTTTAGTTGCGTTCTAAAATCCGCTCTTAAAGCATTATCTAGTATTTAGCATGTAGTTCTGTCCGAGGACAAATGAGAAAGAAGCTGCATCATTAGGACCTAAaaggcaacaaaacaaaaatcagagcaTAATGATGCACCTAAATGAAGGGGGAAATGTTGCACAGCTCATTTTATTAATCAGACTGTCAATTTCACCCCAGAGGCCAAACCCCAGAGCAATTCAAGCAAGATCTGATCACGCGAAGGACAAGAGCTTTACTCTTCACttcttgtctttctttctttctttctttctttctacctggATATATTTGTCTGCTCAGAAGCCGCCTTCATTATCCACTGACAGAAGCTTGTGTTTATTTGCTTATAAACCTGTTACAATAAATGATTATTCGAACAGCGTCATTCCTACCTTAATGACGAGCACTACTTTTTGATGAATGACATTTCGGGCTAGAAAGGATGTATGGGTCATTTTGACCAGTCATTCCCTCGCTTTGGCATCCCACAATTTTTACGCCTCCCTCAAAAAGAGATAATAATATTTAGAGACACTCGCCGGGCTGAATGTGAATtagcccctgctgcagctcatCATTAGTACAGGACCAACCCTGCAACTTTGACATTTTTGATAAAGCTGAGATGATGGAAAGAATAAGAAAGGAGATGATTCTGATGGAAAGAGGGCTGCACAGCCCTACAGCTGGCAAAAGGCTCTCGAATTTGTCAGACTCAGCTGGAAATGCAGTGCTGGAGGCCCTTGAAAATTCTCAACACACTGGTCGCCTCAGCCCTAGACTAACTTCCGCCTCTCTGCATAGCACTATAGGGGACATCCCTGCCAAAGGCAAATTTGAAATAGACACTTTATTCAATCTTCAACACCAGAACAGTGAAAGCAACGTCTCCTCAGAAATTGCGCCGTCGGAAAGCAGGAAGAAAATTAGCCATTATTCAGAAGTTGCTCAAGAGGCAGATATGAACAGTGATGTGGAGGTGGGCTGCTCAGCACTCCGTTCCCCAACTAGCCTGAGTTCCTCCCAGCTGAAGGAAAACAATAACAAAGGTAAATATTATTTGATCCTTTCGATCTAAACGGTACTGTTATTTGATTAAACTTGTTAGCCTATGGAAATAGTGCTCTCTCTATAGTAAAACCGCTGCTAAAACCGTACACAATTATTATTAATGTGTTATTACGATACACAAGATACACTAAACAGTGTTTACATAGCAAAGTGTCTCTATATATTCACGGAAATCGCTCTCTTTCTCCCATATCTATAACTATATATGCATATTTATATAGTTTCTCTTGTTCTGTAGATCTGTCTGTATTTCTCCATCTATACAAATATACATACATGGAGTGAATTGAGTATATAGATACGTAGAAACTATGTAtctatgtatatgtgtgtatttTTCTTTGCACCTATAAAATGTGTCATTGTGTATTCACACTAATAATAATTGGCCATGGTTCACTTTCAATCTCTGATAACGCTAACTATTAAAATCCCTCCACCGTACCAGGTTTGAAATAAATTTGGTGAATTATTTTCATTGGGGAGTGTAATAAGAGAATAatcaatggatttatttggggcaATAGTAGATGTATTTTGTCAAATGtgtcaaaagaaaaacaatctacACCATAATGCAAGACATATCTTTGTTTATGGCTGCACTTATTTTGTGCCTCTCAAACGAAAATAAGAAACGTTCATGCAGCTGTTAAACCTGATTCACAGATTAGAGTTATCAGATCATCGCAGTATGAGAGCCGTACCACATCTCTAAAATTGTGCTCTGCATATGTACTCTTACTTGGCTAATTTGCTGCAGAAGCTAGAATTCTATAATTACTAAAATGCCTAATTTATTTAGAATAATTTCGTTatgaagtgatttaaaaaaactttattGATTCTATTAACAGCAGCAATTTGTAACAATGACAGCTAGCATTAATTATCAGAGTTCACAGCTAGACTGGTAACGTTACCTCCTGCTTTATTTAATACACATAAACACATCTGGAGGAACAAATCTTTATTTCACAATTTGCTTGCTTATTTGCCAGGCTATTCAGAAAGCAGCTCAGCTCCTACTACCACCACCTCGTCCTCAGGTTCGAGTTTAACCAGCCTGCACAGCAGCAACGCActgggcagctcaggctccggGGCTGACCAGGTGAGAAGGTACCGCACCGCCTTCACCAGGGAGCAGATAGccaggctagagaaggaattCTACAGGGAGAACTATGTGTCTCGGCCCAGGAGGTGCGAACTGGCCGCAGCGCTCAACCTCCCTGAGACCACAATCAAGGTATCTCAGCTGAAGCACTACAAACGCGGGGCTAGTACACTCGATGTGGATTTTGGTGCTTTTGTGCTGTCTGGGAGCTTAAAATATGAGATCGAGCCCAATTCCCGGCTAAACAGATGCTTCTTACTGACAGGAAAATGCAGTGGCTTATGCCCTCCTCCTTTATGGCAAAAGAGTGAATCCAATAATAACATAACAATAGAACATAAAAATAAACAGTATTGCATAATTCCCACCTGGTTCCTTAGCTATTTTTATCTGTGACTTTTGGTTAAAGAACATCCGGTCTTGTCTTTCctgttgggtttgtttgtttctctgagttgaaactttttttatttgccttttaattttctttgtcaATTTGTATTGCATTTGCAcgttaaaaaggaaacaaacgatgatatttttaaaaaatgaagcagaGAAATTGGAGACGTCACTATAATAAAATTCTATTTCTCCCATTTCGAACAAAAGCACTTGAAACACAAATGCTGtattatttaaaatgatttaGAATCTGACTGGCACAAAGCATTTCAGCGATTTATTCGGGTGAAATCTCTTTTCGCtggattattttaaataatttggtTAATTATAGGACATTAAAGAGAGGCAGTGAAGAACTAAAAAGCTTGAGACGAGAAAACAAACTGCTCCGTTACAGAGGGCGAATGCTAGACGCTCTCCTTCATGCTTCAGAAAGATCTGTATTTTTGGAATATTCATTTCCTGAAAGTAGCTTTAGAAAAAATATAAAGCAAGGATGCTAAAGCGGAAGGCAGATGCAAATGCCCATTGTTATAGGGCAGAAGCAAGGCTGCAGCGTTTGCAAATCGGAATTTTATTTGCAtggctgcttttaaaaacaaaacacaaacaatatTTTGCCGAGTGCAAACACCGTGCAATTAACAAAAAGCAATCAGAAAAGCTTCCCAATAAAAGCAGCTGGGTTCCTTCAAAGGAACCACTTTCATTTTTAATTCCTGACAGCCGTAACCGTCTCTGATGTCAGCGGAGGAAGGTTTTTAGGTGGTAAACCAGgggaataattaataaataaatcacaGCCAGGCTAAGCAAGCGGGGGCGGGTACTGAGAGGGCAGCGCGCCCTGCACAGCCGTGCCCTGCTCCTGAGGTCCTGCTGCCGGAGCAGGGCTTGGTTTGTGTCGGAAGCCGCTGCCGCGCTGCTTTCTAAGGCAGGCCCGTGTTTTGTGTCTCCCCTCCCGCAGGTGTGGTTCCAGAACCGACGGATGAAGGACAAGCGGCAGCGCCTGGCCATGTCCTGGCCCCACCCGGCTGACCCCAGCTTCTACACCTACATGATGACTCACGCGGCGGCCACGGGGAGCCTGCCCTACCCCTTCCACTCGCACGTGCCGCTGCACTACTATCCCCACGTGGGGGTGACGGCGGCCGCGGCGGCTGCAGCCGCCTCCGGAGCGGCCGCCTCGCCCTTCGCCACCTCCATCCGGCCGCTGGACACCTTCCGCGCCCTCTCGCACCCCTACTCCAGGCCGGAGCTGCTCTGCGGCTTCCGCCACCCGGGCCTCTACCAGGCCCCTGCCGCCGCGGCCGGGCTCAACAGCAGCGCGGCGGTGGCGGCGGCGGCCGCAGCGGCCGCGGCTTCCTCGGCGCCCTCGGCCGGCTCCACGGCCTGCTCCTGCCTCAGCTGTCACAGCAGCCAGACGGCGGCGGCGGCCGCGGCGTTGGGCTCGCGCGGCTCCGGCTCGGATTTCCCCTGCACCGCGGCCTCGCAGCGGGCGGAGAGCGGCTTCCTGCCCTACTCGGCGGCCGTGCTGAGCAAAACCGCGGGCGCCTCCCCGGACCAGCGGGAGGAGGCGCCGCTCACCAGATAACTACCCCGCCCGCAGCCGGGGGCGACCCCTTtgcaaggggcgggggaggggggaccacAGCCGGGCTCTGGAAAAGTTCCTTCTATTTTTGTATCGTTCGCCCCGCTCCCCCCTTTGGAGGAGACACgagccgggggagggggctgggacccagaCTGACATTTCCCTGCACTCCTCCCGCACCCTCCCGGGCCCAGCTCGAGGCGCGGGATGCCCGCAGGCCCCAGGGGCGGGGTTTGCAGGACAGCGCAGCGCAGCGGCCAAAGGCTGCCCGGGGCGCCACCCTCCGGGAGAATTGCACCCGTGTTACTGGGGGCAaagcttctgttctccctgctgggcccaagccccaccgccctCAGTCGGTCCTGAGCCAAACCTCACCCCCTGTGCAAGGGGAATTTGGCCTAGGGACTGAGTGAAGCCTGCAGCCACATCCGTCTGGAATTGGGACAGAAAGGGGGGTGGCGGGAGGGTGTCAACAGAAAAGTGTTTCTGTGTTATTCTGATTTCGTTTTAGTTCGAATCAATTGGAAATGCCTCGCGTATGTTATGTGCAGAAAAGAGCTGTAGCTAATGAGGCTGCTGTGGATGGGTCGGCAAAGGGAGGGGAAGTGTGAGATTGACAGGATGCTCTATAGGAATCGGAGAGGCAGTTTTAAACTCACGCTTTCCAACTACCATAATCCACCCGATCTGGGAAATACTTGAATCTCTCTAGGTATAGGATGCTGTCCTGAAGCATTGACCTTAGGTACTCCTCTCAGTTTaatgtttttctgtttcttttctttcgTAAAACGGCTCTTGGA carries:
- the EVX2 gene encoding homeobox even-skipped homolog protein 2 — translated: MMERIRKEMILMERGLHSPTAGKRLSNLSDSAGNAVLEALENSQHTGRLSPRLTSASLHSTIGDIPAKGKFEIDTLFNLQHQNSESNVSSEIAPSESRKKISHYSEVAQEADMNSDVEVGCSALRSPTSLSSSQLKENNNKGYSESSSAPTTTTSSSGSSLTSLHSSNALGSSGSGADQVRRYRTAFTREQIARLEKEFYRENYVSRPRRCELAAALNLPETTIKVWFQNRRMKDKRQRLAMSWPHPADPSFYTYMMTHAAATGSLPYPFHSHVPLHYYPHVGVTAAAAAAAASGAAASPFATSIRPLDTFRALSHPYSRPELLCGFRHPGLYQAPAAAAGLNSSAAVAAAAAAAAASSAPSAGSTACSCLSCHSSQTAAAAAALGSRGSGSDFPCTAASQRAESGFLPYSAAVLSKTAGASPDQREEAPLTR